In one window of Desulfurobacterium indicum DNA:
- a CDS encoding 4Fe-4S dicluster domain-containing protein, giving the protein MKNIPYIRVELCTGCGICVDVCPVDVFEMSDIGKAVVEYPDRCMACRICEENCPTDAIEIKILE; this is encoded by the coding sequence TTGAAAAATATACCTTACATTCGTGTTGAACTTTGCACCGGTTGTGGTATTTGTGTAGATGTCTGTCCCGTAGATGTGTTTGAAATGAGTGATATAGGGAAGGCAGTGGTGGAATATCCTGACAGGTGTATGGCATGCCGGATATGTGAAGAAAACTGCCCTACCGATGCAATAGAAATTAAAATTTTGGAATGA